A stretch of the Neofelis nebulosa isolate mNeoNeb1 chromosome 1, mNeoNeb1.pri, whole genome shotgun sequence genome encodes the following:
- the LOC131485216 gene encoding olfactory receptor 14A16-like translates to MPEKLTNVTLVTQFLLLGLPDNEVLQRLYATFFLLIYLEALMGNLLIITITTIDQHFQSPMYFFLKNLSLIDICYISVTVPKSIMNSLNNSHSISFVGCASQVFLVVFFAGTEFALLLVMSYDRYAAICCPLHYEAIMSRGTCVQMVTASWFSGCVYGSIHAAGTFSVHFCGPNMVHQFFCDIPALLTLACSGEQSLEHMFIIVSCCFVFVCFILMVASYVYIISTVLRIPSSQGRFKTFSTCMPHLTVVALFLFSGCIAYLRSTSKSPSSLNLFMSVLYSLLPPSLNPVIYSLRNRDMKVALGKFLGEKMIPNI, encoded by the coding sequence ATGCCTGAGAAACTAACCAATGTGACCCTAGTAACACAATTTTTGCTCCTGGGACTTCCCGATAATGAGGTGCTTCAGAGACTGTATGCCACATTCTTCTTGCTGATATACCTGGAAGCACTGATGGGCAACTTGCTCATTATCACAATCACTACCATTGACCAGCATTTCCAATCCCCTATGtatttcttcctgaaaaatcTGTCCTTGATTGATATCTGTTATATTTCTGTCACTGTCCCCAAATCCATCATGAACTCTCTGAACAACAGTCATTCCATCTCCTTTGTGGGATGTGCCTCACaggtttttcttgttgttttctttgctggcACAGAGTTTGCCCTCCTTCTAGTGATGTCCTATGACCGTTATGCTGCCATCTGCTGTCCCCTGCACTATGAGGCCATCATGAGTAGAGGTACCTGTGTGCAGATGGTGACAGCATCATGGTTTAGTGGGTGTGTCTATGGATCCATTCATGCTGCAGGTACATTCTCTGTCCATTTCTGTGGGCCAAACATGGTGCATCAATTTTTCTGTGATATTCCAGCATTGCTTACTCTTGCTTGTTCTGGGGAGCAAAGTCTAGAACATATGTTTATTATTGttagttgttgttttgtttttgtatgttttattttaatggttgcttcctatgtttatattatttccaCAGTTCTAAGAATTCCTTCTTCCCAAGGCAGGTTTAAAACCTTCTCCACCTGCATGCCCCATCTAACTGTGGTAGCCTTGTTCCTCTTTTCTGGATGTATTGCATATTTACGTTCAACCTCAAAATCCCCATCATCACTGAACCTCTTTATGTCTGTGTTATATTCTCTGTTACCTCCCAGCCTGAATCCTGTCATTTACAGCCTGAGAAACAGGGACATGAAAGTGGCACTTGGAAAATTTTTGGGTGAGAAAATgataccaaatatataa
- the LOC131485160 gene encoding olfactory receptor 14K1-like, which produces MANHSAVMEFFLMEVSATRELQIIHGFLFLLIYLVTLMGNLLIFVLITLDQYLHTPMYFFLKNLSLFDACLISITVPKCIMSTLCHENTISFSGCILQVLLVIHFAGSELFILTAMSYDRYVAICRPLHYNIIMNRRVCMGMTVTSWLLGSIFGVLYSSGTFSLSFCGSRNLPQFFCDVPSLLKVSCSKTHITIDISEAIGVMYALFCLVSIGFSYICIFNTVLRIPSSQRWSKTFSTCTPHLIVVTTFIVTGTMAYLKPVPDSPHLVDFLVSVFYSVLPPSLNPIIYSLRNKEIKEALRKFLWKVSHCRLYGEKQ; this is translated from the coding sequence ATGGCCAACCACTCAGCAGTGATGGAATTCTTCCTCATGGAAGTCTCTGCCACCAGGGAGCTCCAGATTATACATggctttctgtttttgcttatttacttGGTAACTCTTATGGGAAATCTTCTCATTTTTGTCCTAATCACTCTGGATCAGTATCTTCATactcccatgtacttcttcctgaaGAACTTGTCACTTTTTGATGCCTGCCTTATTTCAATTACAGTTCCAAAATGTATTATGAGCACTTTATGCCATGAGAATACCATTTCTTTCTCAGGATGCATATTACAAGTGTTGTTGGTGATTCACTTTGCTGGGTCTGAGCTTTTCATTCTAACAGCCATGTcctatgaccgctatgtggccatctgtcGTCCACTGCACTATAATATCATCATGAACAGGAGAGTCTGTATGGGGATGACAGTCACCTCCTGGCTTCTTGGGAGTATCTTTGGGGTCTTATACTCATCTGGcactttctctttatctttttgtgGCTCTAGAAATCTTCCTCAGTTTTTCTGTGATGTCCCCTCCCTACTGAAGGTTTCTTGCTCAAAGACTCATATCACCATTGATATTAGTGAGGCAATTGGGGTTATGTATGCACTTTTCTGTTTGGTGTCCATTGGATtttcatatatttgcattttcaatACAGTGTTGAGAATACCATCATCACAAAGGTGGTCAAAAACCTTTTCCACTTGTACCCCCCATCTCATAGTTGTAACAACATTTATCGTAACAGGTACCATGGCCTATCTAAAGCCAGTCCCTGATTCCCCACATCTTGTGGATTTCTTGGTGTCTGTATTCTATTCTGTATTGCCTCCATCTTTGAACCCCATCATCTACAGCCTAAGGAACAAGGAAATTAAGGAAGCTCTGAGGAAGTTTCTGTGGAAAGTAAGTCATTGTAGACTCTATGGAGAAAAACAATAG